One window from the genome of Hydractinia symbiolongicarpus strain clone_291-10 chromosome 1, HSymV2.1, whole genome shotgun sequence encodes:
- the LOC130631925 gene encoding stimulated by retinoic acid gene 6 protein-like isoform X2, protein MLAYPLFVCQSMKNKLVGSVFGVFFSSAWLTLEGFKIFVLVSSCWKVYKNVGMGNYGLVGMFLDFPKQISLMLLLVKFLWTIMKVLIMKRCKDDQIRSKLFDDERNWRKEYMYVHVRNLMQRISPCNDEKEQTLKTKITGKIKSKKYQYIPGFKYSTRIIVSTAVAVVSVYNIIVLAIMIGYIYLHQFWSSYFSTSAISFVSKYTGAPISEVKLYGICVKVSYWLSLPVAALFFIAVTTNSLTWYRQHIMRLRSGDRSFLPTSVDKGSLGANSLMAASIKFSGFLVGYSVWGFIIIAMILFVAILGISTQIFLPLKTNRLSYLLILLKTVWPTAVVAVIVALFQMLISSCCFQLEKNSLAIDNRRAFHITSYFMFFFNIFLGLVSCLKRIILGMILGVFFLQRLQKSALPRSYEKQDPGYLAYLGYILLEHQHANPVLQCFVRLLLETHKKTLGNEIITEPKQPAHVQHLADISTKFITEHNGLNIADKDFRRKRAITRWYLFIFLMLNPSLIKYRKHNLSNRGSVDFLHQVFLNTLKNGEKKGEEFEEESAIVTEAHFDNNSSNKNTNNFEDLTDVDKVSLYGSYLVIGGDEFNDSLNSANEDSFVLNISREEILLHVNTQKNETFL, encoded by the exons ATGTTGGCTTATCCTCTCTTTGTCTGCCAGAGCATGAAGAATAAACTTGTGGGAAGTGTGTTTGGTGTGTTTTTCTCAAGCGCATG gctaACATTAGAGGGTTTTAAGATATTTGTCTTAGTTTCATCTTGTTggaaagtttataaaaatgttggaATGGGG aaCTATGGATTAGTTGGAATGTTCCTTGACTTTCCAAAACAAATTTCTTTAATGTTGTTACTGGTTAAATTCCTATGGACTATTATGAAAgttttaataatgaaacgatGTAAAGATGATCAG ataagAAGTAAATTATTTGATGACGAGAGAAATTGGCGAAAGGAGTATATGTATGTGCATGTAAGAAACTTAATGCAGCGCATTAGTCCTTGCAA tgatgaaaaagagCAGacattaaaaacgaaaataactggtaaaataaagtcaaaaaagtatcaatatattccAG GTTTCAAGTACTCTACACGCATAATCGTCAGTACAGCGGTAGCAGTCGTGTCTGTTTATAAT ATCATTGTTCTTGCTATTATGATTGGATACATTTACCTACATCAATTTTGGTCTTCGTACTTTTCCACTTCCGCAATTTCATTCGTTTCCAAATACACTGGTGCACCAATATCAGAAGTAAAATTATATGGCATCTGTGTTAAAG tttcgTATTGGTTGTCGTTACCAGTAGCAGCGTTATTTTTTATAGCGGTTACTACAAATTCTTTGACTTGGTATAG ACAACATATTATGAGACTTAGGAGTGGAGATCGATCGTTCCTTCCAACATCAGTTGACAAAGGATCCCTTGGTGCCAATAGCCTCATG GCTGCCAGTATCAAGTTCTCTGGATTTTTAGTTGGTTATTCAGTTTGGG GTTTCATAATTATTGCTATGATATTGTTTGTGGCAATTTTGGGAATATCTACACAGATTTTTCTAccattaaaaacaaacagattGTCGTATTTGTTGATATTGCTGAAAACTGTCTG GCCTACTGCTGTGGTTGCTGTCATTGTTGCTTTGTTTCAAATGCTCATTTCAAGTTGTTGCTttcaattagaaaaaaattctcTGGCCATAGATAACAG gagAGCTTTCCATATTACATCATACTTCAtgtttttcttcaatatttttcttggCCTGGTGTCTTGCTTAAAACGCATCATTTTGGGAATGATTTTAGGGGTTTTCTTTCTGCAGCGGTTGCAAAAAAGTGCGCTGCCAAGATCATACGAAAAACAGGATCCAG GTTACTTAGCCTACTTGGGTTATATACTTTTGGAGCATCAACATGCGAATCCTGTTTTACAATGTTTCGTTCGATTGCTTTTGGAAACCCATAAAAAAACGCTGGGTAATGAAATTATAACTGAACCCAAACAACCAG ctCATGTACAACATCTTGCTGACATAAGTACGAAATTCATAACTGAACATAACGGTTTAAACATTGCAGATAAAGATTTTCGACGAAAGAGAGCAATAACAAGatggtatttatttattttcttaatgcTCAACCCGTCCTTGATAAAATATCGAAAACATAATTTATCGAATCGAGGCAGTGTTGATTTTCTGCatcaagtatttttaaatacattgaAAAATGGCGAAAAAAAGGGTGAAGAATTTGAAGAAGAGAGCGCAATTGTAACAGAAGCCCATTTTGATAACAACAGCAgtaacaaaaacacaaacaactTTGAAGATTTGACTGACGTTGATAAGGTTTCACTATACGGAAGTTACCTTGTTATTGGTGGTGACGAATTCAATGATTCTTTGAACAGTGCAAATGAAGATTCGTTTGTGCTTAATATTAGCAGAGAAGAAATCTTGTTGCATGTtaatacacaaaaaaatgaaacatttttataa
- the LOC130631925 gene encoding stimulated by retinoic acid gene 6 protein-like isoform X1 has translation MLSAEKIFNIATILLNNGYIPAESPNSLVKLFKWYSDTKIDEIFERTKISKNELYMFFNETIPCLVNTTQKFSNSYNDAVVLKKIVEICFKKYATTSNFICEHENIEAGIRGIMLIISIIFILILTFFCVKRKNCCLHCCGGFPGPVVPLNMIDSYENRSGFALAFCVIVTSCVSILFGNYQDIVGWNLADIISTYPGFISIFIKLSFAGFVSMLAYPLFVCQSMKNKLVGSVFGVFFSSAWLTLEGFKIFVLVSSCWKVYKNVGMGNYGLVGMFLDFPKQISLMLLLVKFLWTIMKVLIMKRCKDDQIRSKLFDDERNWRKEYMYVHVRNLMQRISPCNDEKEQTLKTKITGKIKSKKYQYIPGFKYSTRIIVSTAVAVVSVYNIIVLAIMIGYIYLHQFWSSYFSTSAISFVSKYTGAPISEVKLYGICVKVSYWLSLPVAALFFIAVTTNSLTWYRQHIMRLRSGDRSFLPTSVDKGSLGANSLMAASIKFSGFLVGYSVWGFIIIAMILFVAILGISTQIFLPLKTNRLSYLLILLKTVWPTAVVAVIVALFQMLISSCCFQLEKNSLAIDNRRAFHITSYFMFFFNIFLGLVSCLKRIILGMILGVFFLQRLQKSALPRSYEKQDPGYLAYLGYILLEHQHANPVLQCFVRLLLETHKKTLGNEIITEPKQPAHVQHLADISTKFITEHNGLNIADKDFRRKRAITRWYLFIFLMLNPSLIKYRKHNLSNRGSVDFLHQVFLNTLKNGEKKGEEFEEESAIVTEAHFDNNSSNKNTNNFEDLTDVDKVSLYGSYLVIGGDEFNDSLNSANEDSFVLNISREEILLHVNTQKNETFL, from the exons ATGCTTTCTGCAGAAAAGATATTCAACATTGCTACAATTCTACTAAACAATGGCTATATACCAGCTGAATCCCCAAATAGTTTGGTAAAACTCTTTAAATGGTATTCTGATACAAAAATTGATGAAATTTTTGAAAGAACCAAGATTAGCAAGAATGAGCTATACATGTTCTTTAACGAAACCATACCTTGCTTAGTTAATACAACTCAAAAATTTTCGAATTCTTATAATGATGCTGTGGTGCTGAAAAAGATTGTTGAAATTTG ttttaagAAATATGCCACAACCAGTAATTTTATATGTGAACACGAGAATATTGAGGCAGGTATACGAGGAATCATGCTCATAATATCa atCATCTTTATTCTTATTCTAACTTTCTTTTGTGTCAAAAGAAAGAATTGTTGTCTACATTGTTGTGGAGGTTTTCCAGGGCCAGTTGT gcCACTGAATATGATTGATAGTTATGAAAATCGCAGTGGATTTGCATTGGCATTTTGTGTTATTGTTACTTCATGTGTGAGTATTTTATTTGGAAACTATCAAGACATTGTTGGATGGAATTTGGCGGATATCATTTCTACGTATCCAGGCTTTATTTCTA TTTTCATCAAGTTATCGTTTGCGGGATTTGTATCAATGTTGGCTTATCCTCTCTTTGTCTGCCAGAGCATGAAGAATAAACTTGTGGGAAGTGTGTTTGGTGTGTTTTTCTCAAGCGCATG gctaACATTAGAGGGTTTTAAGATATTTGTCTTAGTTTCATCTTGTTggaaagtttataaaaatgttggaATGGGG aaCTATGGATTAGTTGGAATGTTCCTTGACTTTCCAAAACAAATTTCTTTAATGTTGTTACTGGTTAAATTCCTATGGACTATTATGAAAgttttaataatgaaacgatGTAAAGATGATCAG ataagAAGTAAATTATTTGATGACGAGAGAAATTGGCGAAAGGAGTATATGTATGTGCATGTAAGAAACTTAATGCAGCGCATTAGTCCTTGCAA tgatgaaaaagagCAGacattaaaaacgaaaataactggtaaaataaagtcaaaaaagtatcaatatattccAG GTTTCAAGTACTCTACACGCATAATCGTCAGTACAGCGGTAGCAGTCGTGTCTGTTTATAAT ATCATTGTTCTTGCTATTATGATTGGATACATTTACCTACATCAATTTTGGTCTTCGTACTTTTCCACTTCCGCAATTTCATTCGTTTCCAAATACACTGGTGCACCAATATCAGAAGTAAAATTATATGGCATCTGTGTTAAAG tttcgTATTGGTTGTCGTTACCAGTAGCAGCGTTATTTTTTATAGCGGTTACTACAAATTCTTTGACTTGGTATAG ACAACATATTATGAGACTTAGGAGTGGAGATCGATCGTTCCTTCCAACATCAGTTGACAAAGGATCCCTTGGTGCCAATAGCCTCATG GCTGCCAGTATCAAGTTCTCTGGATTTTTAGTTGGTTATTCAGTTTGGG GTTTCATAATTATTGCTATGATATTGTTTGTGGCAATTTTGGGAATATCTACACAGATTTTTCTAccattaaaaacaaacagattGTCGTATTTGTTGATATTGCTGAAAACTGTCTG GCCTACTGCTGTGGTTGCTGTCATTGTTGCTTTGTTTCAAATGCTCATTTCAAGTTGTTGCTttcaattagaaaaaaattctcTGGCCATAGATAACAG gagAGCTTTCCATATTACATCATACTTCAtgtttttcttcaatatttttcttggCCTGGTGTCTTGCTTAAAACGCATCATTTTGGGAATGATTTTAGGGGTTTTCTTTCTGCAGCGGTTGCAAAAAAGTGCGCTGCCAAGATCATACGAAAAACAGGATCCAG GTTACTTAGCCTACTTGGGTTATATACTTTTGGAGCATCAACATGCGAATCCTGTTTTACAATGTTTCGTTCGATTGCTTTTGGAAACCCATAAAAAAACGCTGGGTAATGAAATTATAACTGAACCCAAACAACCAG ctCATGTACAACATCTTGCTGACATAAGTACGAAATTCATAACTGAACATAACGGTTTAAACATTGCAGATAAAGATTTTCGACGAAAGAGAGCAATAACAAGatggtatttatttattttcttaatgcTCAACCCGTCCTTGATAAAATATCGAAAACATAATTTATCGAATCGAGGCAGTGTTGATTTTCTGCatcaagtatttttaaatacattgaAAAATGGCGAAAAAAAGGGTGAAGAATTTGAAGAAGAGAGCGCAATTGTAACAGAAGCCCATTTTGATAACAACAGCAgtaacaaaaacacaaacaactTTGAAGATTTGACTGACGTTGATAAGGTTTCACTATACGGAAGTTACCTTGTTATTGGTGGTGACGAATTCAATGATTCTTTGAACAGTGCAAATGAAGATTCGTTTGTGCTTAATATTAGCAGAGAAGAAATCTTGTTGCATGTtaatacacaaaaaaatgaaacatttttataa